Proteins encoded by one window of Mustela erminea isolate mMusErm1 chromosome 5, mMusErm1.Pri, whole genome shotgun sequence:
- the SERPINA5 gene encoding plasma serine protease inhibitor isoform X2 translates to MLVPVPTLGFSLSTRDCDLHCVHTWLWDRVSTERGAATMQLCLLLCLMLFTPSGASLLRPRSRETKKRAKELPVLSTAAPASRDFAFDLYRALATAAPDQNIFFSPLSISTTLAMLSLGARSHTKEQILEGLGVRPQEGSEEELHNTFHRLLLEFAQPREDVQLSLGNALFISPEVHLQDTFLSAMKTLYLADTFPTDFGDPAGAQKQINDYVAKQTQGKISDLAKDLDSTEVMIMVNYIFFKAKWRTSFDHKNTRKQDFHVTSDTVVRVPMMKGDDHYYYFLDRNLSCKVVGVPYQGNATAFFILPSEGRMEQLENGLNEKTLRKWLRMFTKRQLELYLPKFSIEGSYRLEKVLPMLGINDVFTSHADLTGITNHSSIQVSEMVHKAVVEVDESGTKAAAATETIFMFKSAPMSSQRVIFNRPFLMVIVENSTNILFVGKVTHP, encoded by the exons AACGAGGAGCGGCCACGATGCAGCTCTGCCTCCTCCTATGCCTGATGCTCTTCACCCCTTCGGGTGCCAGCCTGCTCCGCCCCCGCTCGCGGGAGACGAAGAAGAGAGCCAAGGAGCTACCCGTGCTCAGCACCGCGGCCCCCGCCAGCAGGGACTTTGCCTTTGACCTCTACAGGGCCTTGGCTACGGCCGCCCCTGACCAGAACATCTTCTTCTCCCCTCTGAGCATCTCCACCACCCTGGCCATGCTGTCCCTGGGGGCGCGATCCCATACGAAGGAGCAGATCCTGGAAGGCCTGGGCGTCCGTCCCCAGGAGGGCTCGGAGGAGGAGCTCCACAACACCTTCCACCGGCTGCTGCTGGAGTTTGCCCAGCCCAGGGAGGACGTCCAGCTGAGCCTCGGCAACGCCCTGTTCATCAGCCCCGAGGTGCACCTCCAGGACACCTTCCTGAGTGCCATGAAGACGCTGTACCTGGCGGACACCTTCCCCACTGACTTTGGGGATCCCGCAGGGGCCCAGAAGCAGATCAATGATTATGTGGCAAAGCAAACTCAAGGCAAGATTTCAGACTTGGCGAAGGACCTGGATAGCACGGAGGTCATGATTATGGTGAATTACATCTTCTTTAAAG CTAAGTGGAGGACAAGTTTTGACCACAAAAACACCCGAAAGCAAGACTTCCATGTGACCTCAGATACCGTGGTGCGGGTGCCCATGATGAAAGGCGACGACCATTATTACTACTTCCTGGACCGAAACCTCTCCTGCAAGGTGGTGGGTGTCCCCTACCAAGGGAATGCCACCGCTTTCTTCATCCTCCCCAGCGAGGGCAGGATGGAACAGCTGGAGAACGGACTGAATGAGAAAACACTAAGGAAGTGGCTCAGGATGTTCACCAAGAG GCAGCTTGAGCTCTACCTTCCCAAGTTCTCCATCGAGGGCTCCTACCGGCTGGAGAAGGTCCTCCCCATGCTGGGCATCAATGACGTCTTCACCAGCCATGCTGACTTGACTGGCATCACCAACCACTCCAGCATCCAGGTCTCTGAG ATGGTGCACAAGGCCGTGGTGGAGGTGGACGAGTCGGGGACCAAAGCGGCTGCAGCCACAGAGACCATCTTCATGTTCAAGTCAGCTCCGATGAGCTCCCAAAGGGTCATATTCAACAGGCCCTTTTTGATGGTCATTGTGGAGAACTCCACGAATATCCTCTTTGTTGGCAAAGTGACCCACCCCTGA
- the SERPINA5 gene encoding plasma serine protease inhibitor isoform X1, producing MQLCLLLCLMLFTPSGASLLRPRSRETKKRAKELPVLSTAAPASRDFAFDLYRALATAAPDQNIFFSPLSISTTLAMLSLGARSHTKEQILEGLGVRPQEGSEEELHNTFHRLLLEFAQPREDVQLSLGNALFISPEVHLQDTFLSAMKTLYLADTFPTDFGDPAGAQKQINDYVAKQTQGKISDLAKDLDSTEVMIMVNYIFFKAKWRTSFDHKNTRKQDFHVTSDTVVRVPMMKGDDHYYYFLDRNLSCKVVGVPYQGNATAFFILPSEGRMEQLENGLNEKTLRKWLRMFTKRQLELYLPKFSIEGSYRLEKVLPMLGINDVFTSHADLTGITNHSSIQVSEMVHKAVVEVDESGTKAAAATETIFMFKSAPMSSQRVIFNRPFLMVIVENSTNILFVGKVTHP from the exons ATGCAGCTCTGCCTCCTCCTATGCCTGATGCTCTTCACCCCTTCGGGTGCCAGCCTGCTCCGCCCCCGCTCGCGGGAGACGAAGAAGAGAGCCAAGGAGCTACCCGTGCTCAGCACCGCGGCCCCCGCCAGCAGGGACTTTGCCTTTGACCTCTACAGGGCCTTGGCTACGGCCGCCCCTGACCAGAACATCTTCTTCTCCCCTCTGAGCATCTCCACCACCCTGGCCATGCTGTCCCTGGGGGCGCGATCCCATACGAAGGAGCAGATCCTGGAAGGCCTGGGCGTCCGTCCCCAGGAGGGCTCGGAGGAGGAGCTCCACAACACCTTCCACCGGCTGCTGCTGGAGTTTGCCCAGCCCAGGGAGGACGTCCAGCTGAGCCTCGGCAACGCCCTGTTCATCAGCCCCGAGGTGCACCTCCAGGACACCTTCCTGAGTGCCATGAAGACGCTGTACCTGGCGGACACCTTCCCCACTGACTTTGGGGATCCCGCAGGGGCCCAGAAGCAGATCAATGATTATGTGGCAAAGCAAACTCAAGGCAAGATTTCAGACTTGGCGAAGGACCTGGATAGCACGGAGGTCATGATTATGGTGAATTACATCTTCTTTAAAG CTAAGTGGAGGACAAGTTTTGACCACAAAAACACCCGAAAGCAAGACTTCCATGTGACCTCAGATACCGTGGTGCGGGTGCCCATGATGAAAGGCGACGACCATTATTACTACTTCCTGGACCGAAACCTCTCCTGCAAGGTGGTGGGTGTCCCCTACCAAGGGAATGCCACCGCTTTCTTCATCCTCCCCAGCGAGGGCAGGATGGAACAGCTGGAGAACGGACTGAATGAGAAAACACTAAGGAAGTGGCTCAGGATGTTCACCAAGAG GCAGCTTGAGCTCTACCTTCCCAAGTTCTCCATCGAGGGCTCCTACCGGCTGGAGAAGGTCCTCCCCATGCTGGGCATCAATGACGTCTTCACCAGCCATGCTGACTTGACTGGCATCACCAACCACTCCAGCATCCAGGTCTCTGAG ATGGTGCACAAGGCCGTGGTGGAGGTGGACGAGTCGGGGACCAAAGCGGCTGCAGCCACAGAGACCATCTTCATGTTCAAGTCAGCTCCGATGAGCTCCCAAAGGGTCATATTCAACAGGCCCTTTTTGATGGTCATTGTGGAGAACTCCACGAATATCCTCTTTGTTGGCAAAGTGACCCACCCCTGA
- the SERPINA3 gene encoding alpha-1-antichymotrypsin, whose amino-acid sequence MWLLLALGLLVAGLCPPVYCAPGGVLDPPNVTQEDLHKETLVDSLRLASSNTDFALSLYKQLAARTPNKNVIFSPLSISIALAFLSLGAQNTTLTEILEGLKFNVTETPDTEIHRGFQHLLRTLRQPSNELQLSVGNAMFVSESLKLLEKFMEDARVLYASEAFSTNFQESATAKKLINDYVKNQTQGRIVDLVKDLDLNTAMVLVNYIFLKAKWKTPFDPRDTFKSKFYVSKSRSVKVPMMSLEDVWTPYFRDEALGCTMVELPYTSTDSALFILPDQGSMGTVEANLLPETLRRWTDSLQMRKIDNLYLPKFSISSSYNLEEILPQLGVREVFTPQADLSGVTGEKNLAVSQVVHKALLDVAEEGTEAAAATGSKIILLSGKMGPLMTVHFNRPFLVCILHRDTKNILFWGKVTNPNQA is encoded by the exons ATGTGGCTCCTCTTGGctctggggctcctggtggctgggCTCTGCCCCCCTGTCTACTGCGCCCCGGGCGGCGTGCTTGACCCTCCAAATGTGACCCAGGAGGACCTACACAAGGAGACTCTTGTGGACAGCCTCCGATTAGCCTCCAGCAACACTGACTTCGCCCTCAGCCTCTATAAGCAGCTGGCTGCGAGGACCCCCAACAAGAATGTCATCTTCTCCCCGCTAAGCATCTCTATCGCCTTGGCCTTCCTATCCCTGGGGGCCCAAAACACCACCCTGACGGAGATCCTCGAAGGCCTCAAGTTCAACGTCACAGAGACCCCAGACACTGAAATCCATCGGGGTTTCCAGCACCTGCTTCGAACCCTCCGCCAACCCAGCAATGAGCTGCAGCTGAGCGTTGGCAACGCCATGTTCGTCAGTGAGTCGCTCAAGCTGCTGGAGAAGTTCATGGAAGATGCCAGGGTGCTCTACGCCTCTGAGGCCTTCTCCACCAACTTCCAGGAATCTGCCACGGCCAAGAAGCTCATCAATGACTATGTGAAGAATCAGACTCAGGGGAGAATTGTGGATCTGGTCAAGGACCTTGACCTGAACACAGCCATGGTCTTGGTGAACTACATCTTCCTTAAAG CCAAATGGAAGACACCCTTTGACCCCCGAGACACTTTCAAGTCCAAGTTCTACGTGAGCAAGAGCAGGTCGGTAAAGGTGCCCATGATGAGCCTGGAGGACGTGTGGACACCTTACTTCCGAGACGAGGCCCTGGGCTGCACGATGGTGGAGCTCCCGTACACCAGTACGGACAGCGCGCTCTTCATCCTCCCCGACCAGGGCAGCATGGGCACGGTGGAGGCCAACCTGCTCCCGGAGACACTGAGGAGGTGGACAGACTCATTGCAGATGAG GAAGATAGACAACCTCTACCTGCCGAAGTTTTCCATCTCCAGCAGCTATAATCTGGAAGAGATACTTCCCCAGCTGGGTGTGAGGGAAGTCTTCACCCCCCAGGCTGACCTGTCAGGAGTCACAGGGGAGAAGAACCTGGCAGTTTCCCAG GTGGTCCACAAGGCCCTGCTCGATGTGGCGGAGGAGGGCACGGAAGCCGCGGCCGCCACgggaagtaaaattattttattgtccGGAAAAATGGGTCCACTGATGACTGTGCATTTCAACAGACCCTTTCTTGTGTGCATACTTCACAGAGATACCAAGAACATCCTCTTCTGGGGCAAAGTCACCAACCCCAACCAAGCTTAG